The DNA window CAGCGCTCGCTCGGTCAGTTCAGTGCCGAGTTCCAGGCGCAGGGAACGCCCGGACGGCTTCTCGAGGTTCTGGTGACCAACCTGACACAGGCCATCAACGAGCTGTCTCGCCCCATCGACGCCATCAAGCACCAGGCCAAGACCGTCACGGTGGGCATCTCGCGAACCGAGGAGTCGTACGAGGGCGTGCTCTTCGAGACGTTGCGCGCCTGCAACGCCACCATCGATTCCGTGCCCTACCGCGATCTGGTGATGCTGCGCGCCATCACGCCAGCCGTTCGCGCCGTGGCGGGCTGCACGACCTACGAGGTGCGCGGGTTGGGCACCCTCGGACAGCCGCTCCCCGAGAGCACGGTGCGCGCGCAGTCGAAGAAGGGCGTCTCCGGAGACCTCATCTCGCGCGCCGACAGCACGCACGCGCTTCACGGAACCAAGGAACAGGTGGTTCGCAACCGGGCCCTGTTCATCGGTCTGGGCCGCAAGGATCAGCGTCCGATTCTCATCGTTCCGCTGCTGCCGTCAGGACAGGTCGAGCGCCTGGTGCTGCTGCACCTCGAGTTCGCCGATCAGATGGGCCTCGATGAGAAGGCCGCCCTGCTGAGCGGCACGCAGCGCTACGAAGATCTGCGCAGCCAGATCACGGAGACCGATCTCGAGTGGACCGACGCCCTGCTCGAACCGCTTACCGTGGCACAGCTGGTGACGGCGCCGGTCGAGAAGCTGGCCGAGCACGTCATCAGCCACGCACTCACCCACGCGCGCCCCTGAGCCCCTGGCGTCAGCCCGGAGGCGCAGCCTCGGCAGAGGCCTCCTCGATGAGGCGGGCACGCAAGGCGAAGAGCCGCTCAGAAAGCCCCACCCAGTAGATGTCGGCGTTGACGAAGCGCTTGTGCTCCGCGCGCAGACACGACAGCTGCGAGAGCGCCCGCGCACGCACGGCCGAGAGAGGCGGGGCTTCATACACCCTGCGGCCCGCCTTGATGACCGGAACGAGCAGCGGTTCGATGCGAACTCCCCGAGACACCCTGCGCGGAGGATAGAGCCAGGTGGCATGCCGTGTGCGAACGGTGCCGCGCAGGCTGCTGAGGTCTTCATCGTCGAGGGCGATGATGTCTCCCGCGAAGAGCCCTTGTGCGTCGAAGGTGCGCCACACCTGCTTCACGCCCGGCGTTGTGGTCTTCTCCGGGTTCGATGACACCTTGATGCGAGGCACCATGCTGCCCTCGCTATCGGAAGCCGCCACCAGCTTGTAGACCCCCCCGAGGGCCGGGGCGCTGTGAGACGTGACGAGGCGAGTGCCCACTCCCCAGACATCGATGCGCGCCCCCTGGGCTCTGAGGTTGTGGATGATGTGCTCGTCGAGGTCGCTCGATGCAACGATCTTGATCTCGGGGAAGCCCGCCTCGTCGAGCAGTCTGCGCGCTTCCTTCGAGAGGTAGGCCAGGTCTCCAGAATCGATGCGGATGGAGCGCAGATGATGCCCGTCGGCCTCCATCTCGCGAGCGACCCGTATGGCATTGGGCACGCCGCTCGTGAGCGTGTCATAGGTGTCGACGAGCAGGGCTGTATCGTCGGGGTAGGCCTTGGCGTAGGCTCGGAAGGCCTCGATCTCGGAGTCGAACGCCATGATCCAGGAGTGGGCCTGGGTTCCCGACACGGGAATGCCGAACTGCTGACCAGCGCGCACGTTCGAGGTCGCGGCGCAGCCTCCCACGTACGCGGCGCGAGACGCGCTCATCGCACCGTCAACGCCCTGCGCGCGGCGAAGGCCGAACTCGAGCACCAGCCCCTCGTCACCGGCAGCATGGCATACACGTGCAGCCTTGGTGGCGATGAGGGTCTGGAAGTTCACGATGTTGAGCAGAGCGCTCTCGATCAGCTGCGCCTCGGGCATGGTGGCC is part of the Pseudomonadota bacterium genome and encodes:
- a CDS encoding nicotinate phosphoribosyltransferase, whose product is MNLDTSALLTDFYQLTMMGGYVSCGHSHQRAVFDLYFRRVPEDGGFCVAAGLEQALAYLTSLRFTEADIDYLRGLGRFDDGFLAYLRDFRFKGDVSAVEEGTVVFPGEPLMRVSATMPEAQLIESALLNIVNFQTLIATKAARVCHAAGDEGLVLEFGLRRAQGVDGAMSASRAAYVGGCAATSNVRAGQQFGIPVSGTQAHSWIMAFDSEIEAFRAYAKAYPDDTALLVDTYDTLTSGVPNAIRVAREMEADGHHLRSIRIDSGDLAYLSKEARRLLDEAGFPEIKIVASSDLDEHIIHNLRAQGARIDVWGVGTRLVTSHSAPALGGVYKLVAASDSEGSMVPRIKVSSNPEKTTTPGVKQVWRTFDAQGLFAGDIIALDDEDLSSLRGTVRTRHATWLYPPRRVSRGVRIEPLLVPVIKAGRRVYEAPPLSAVRARALSQLSCLRAEHKRFVNADIYWVGLSERLFALRARLIEEASAEAAPPG